AAGACAAAGGATACAAGGGTATTAAAGGAATTCCTAGAAAAAGCCCAATACAAAGAGAAGCCAAGACCACTTGACCCAAATAAGCTACCTCATAGATTAGCACCGCAAATAAAGCCTAAAGAGCCAAGGACGAAAGAAGCTGTAAGCCGTAAGCTATCAGCTGTAAGCACAGAAGATTATCTCAAAGAAACCATAGATGTTCAAATAACCGATGAGATAAAAAGACTTGCTACTGAAACCTTAAAATCCAATCCTGTCCTGATCTACGAATATGTGAGAAACAACTTTGACTATGAGCCATACTATGGCTCTCTAAAGGGAAGCCAACAAACCCTCTGGGAAAAGGCAGGTAATGACTTTGACCTAGCAAGCCTTTTAATTGCTCTATACCGAGCCGCAAATATCCCAGCCAGGTATGTTTATGGAACAATAGAAATACCCATAGAAAAAGCAATGAACTGGGTGGGTGTAAAAGACTCTCAAGTAGCCGCTAATCTCCTTGCTGGCAATGGTATTCCAACCAAGATTATTGTTTATGGCAGTGGAGTGAAAAAGATCAGAATAGAACATTGCTGGGTTGAAGCTTATGTTACCTACGACCAATACAGAGGAGCAAGGCAAAGTGCATCTTACAAAATATGGCTTCCCTTAGATCCTTCTTTCAAGGAATATAGCTATATTGAAGGAATAGAGCTTGGTTCTTTAGTTCCTTTTGATGGAGAATCCTTTGTAAAAGAGATTGAGGGTTCTTCTACAATCAATGAAAGCGAGGGTTATGTTCAAAATATCCCGTATAACATAATCCAACAAAGGATGGATGAATACAAAACCAATGTAGACAATTACCTTAAAGCCCATCCAGAAATAACCATTGACTCCCTCATGGGAACAAAAACAATAAAGGCTCATAAACTTGGAATTTTTCCCTTAAGCCTTCCTTACAAGACCATATTAACCCAAAGCAGATATTCAGAGATTTCTCCTTCCTTAAGGCATAAGATTCAATTTAGTGTCTCTGATGGGATAAACTATACCGCCTCTCTTCCAGAATTGGTAGGAAAAAGAATTACTTTATCCTACATCCCTTCAACCCCTAATGATGAAGCCATTATAAACTCATACCTTCCCAAACCCCATCCTGATGGCTCACCCATTCAGCCCGATGAATTTCCAACTAATCTCCCAGCTTACCTAATCAACCTTAAGCCAGAATTAAGGGTAGAAGGAACAATAAAGGCAACGGGAAATGAGATACAAATGGGTCAAGACCAAACATTTACTATGGATTTTATAGACCCAAGAGGAACAAGCGATAGAATAACCAATGATATTATTGCTGGTGAATTTTATGCTATTGGATTGGATATAGGAAGAATCTCAACCGAGATTATTCAAAAAAGGCAAGAAAGGGTAAAAGCAATAAAAGATTTACTTGAGACAAAGCAAACCGAAGAATTAACTAAGGATGACCTTATTGGAGAATTTTTATATACCACAGCCATAGGCTATTTCTATCAGCTTGATACCTTTAATA
This genomic interval from bacterium contains the following:
- a CDS encoding transglutaminase-like domain-containing protein yields the protein MKRIYRITAWVVLLTFGFQVCGGNLYAQVLSNDRGQTTEDRRQTSAEEWEKAILSLEESLSETKTKTFSANVLSKKQDELLKINQKLEKEFKETEEFLKQKKLPDKILQRHYDFVKQYNENYKKLKENLDSSIKTKDTRVLKEFLEKAQYKEKPRPLDPNKLPHRLAPQIKPKEPRTKEAVSRKLSAVSTEDYLKETIDVQITDEIKRLATETLKSNPVLIYEYVRNNFDYEPYYGSLKGSQQTLWEKAGNDFDLASLLIALYRAANIPARYVYGTIEIPIEKAMNWVGVKDSQVAANLLAGNGIPTKIIVYGSGVKKIRIEHCWVEAYVTYDQYRGARQSASYKIWLPLDPSFKEYSYIEGIELGSLVPFDGESFVKEIEGSSTINESEGYVQNIPYNIIQQRMDEYKTNVDNYLKAHPEITIDSLMGTKTIKAHKLGIFPLSLPYKTILTQSRYSEISPSLRHKIQFSVSDGINYTASLPELVGKRITLSYIPSTPNDEAIINSYLPKPHPDGSPIQPDEFPTNLPAYLINLKPELRVEGTIKATGNEIQMGQDQTFTMDFIDPRGTSDRITNDIIAGEFYAIGLDIGRISTEIIQKRQERVKAIKDLLETKQTEELTKDDLIGEFLYTTAIGYFYQLDTFNKVIANKLNIRNLRLPSEAITSFGLNISYLWSTPISASFSGIAIDVDRDIEVVLSKTQDKTKEKNYVILSGMIGSGLEHGVLEQIFSTKEKPAYGISAVKALKVANDLGIPIYTINKDNISDILPNLQVSQAVKADIQNSVNARKVVTISKTEITYAGWAGVGYIVMDPETGAAGYLITGGMAGGTLVMSIGLAFILIALILSPYAFQLGFQLLMEGILFLWTGFLMWIETLPKEKRELVFHIAEIIETVAYMMDALITCTFPMLGIAIACLLYIAYEFCEWFIEYTEKKPEKTENKLFYQKRRFA